A genomic stretch from Aliidongia dinghuensis includes:
- the fliN gene encoding flagellar motor switch protein FliN — MPAPDGKAPQNAKELEAVYEIPVQVSAVLGKATMQVSQLLKLGRGAVVELDRKVGEAIDIYVNNRLVARGEVVVVDDRLGVTMTEIVKSERS, encoded by the coding sequence ATGCCGGCGCCGGATGGCAAGGCGCCGCAGAATGCCAAGGAACTGGAGGCGGTCTACGAGATCCCGGTCCAGGTCTCGGCCGTGCTCGGCAAGGCGACGATGCAGGTGAGCCAGTTGCTCAAGCTCGGCCGCGGCGCCGTCGTCGAGCTCGATCGCAAGGTCGGCGAGGCGATCGACATCTACGTGAACAACCGTCTGGTCGCCCGCGGCGAGGTTGTCGTCGTCGATGACCGGCTGGGCGTCACCATGACCGAAATCGTCAAGTCCGAACGCTCGTGA
- the flhA gene encoding flagellar biosynthesis protein FlhA, with protein sequence MAETTTSQAIQTAPATGGGPAGLGAFAAAGGFQGFAGRLSTSLLRGEIALALGVVGVLAVLILPMPSFLLDLSLALSMTLSVLVLMVVLFIQKPLEFSTFPTVLLMTTMLRLALNMASTRLILGHGHEGTAAAGKVIQAFGNFVMSGNFVIGVIVFGILVTVNFVVITKGSGRIAEVAARFTLDSMPGKQLAIDADLGAGLIDEATAKKRRADLEGESNFFGAMDGASKFVRGDAVAGLIITGINIAAGLVIGIAQRNLPFMQALNTYTVLTVGDGLVSQIPALIVSTAAGMMVSKGNIQGSADQALFGQLSAYPVALGMVSFLTGVLAIVPGIPFVPFIAFSALSGWAAYKLPRMRAAKVAAEDAMLDAALPKPQPKEEPISTALQIDLVRLELGYGLLPLINDERSSRLTDQIKALRRQLASDMGFVMPSVRIQDNLQLGANTYIIRVKEIEAGRGELRPNMLLVMDPRGEPITLPGENTVEPTFGLPAMWIAEHLREEATFRGLTVVDPQTVITTHLTELMKDNMPELLSYSETQKLLNDIDKDHQKLLGELIPAMISTGGVQRVLQNLLQERVSIRDLPTVLEGIAEACGYTRNITNITEHVRARLARQISDANIGEAGYIPLVTLSPQWEQTFAESIVAHGDDKQLSMAPSRLQEFIVAVRQAFERFNMVGEAPVLLTSPAIRPYVRSIIERFRPATVVMSQNEVHPKARIKTLGHI encoded by the coding sequence ATGGCCGAGACCACGACCTCCCAGGCGATCCAGACCGCGCCGGCCACCGGCGGCGGGCCTGCGGGCCTGGGCGCCTTCGCGGCCGCCGGCGGGTTCCAGGGCTTCGCCGGCCGGCTCTCGACCTCGCTCCTGCGCGGCGAGATCGCGCTGGCGCTGGGCGTCGTCGGCGTGCTGGCGGTGCTCATCCTGCCGATGCCGAGCTTCCTGCTCGACCTGTCGCTGGCGCTGTCGATGACGCTGTCGGTCCTGGTATTGATGGTCGTACTGTTCATCCAGAAGCCGCTGGAGTTCTCGACCTTCCCGACCGTGCTGCTGATGACGACCATGCTGCGCCTGGCGCTCAACATGGCGTCGACCCGGCTCATCCTCGGCCACGGTCACGAGGGCACGGCAGCGGCCGGCAAGGTCATCCAGGCCTTCGGCAACTTCGTCATGAGCGGCAACTTCGTCATCGGCGTGATCGTGTTCGGGATCCTCGTGACGGTGAATTTCGTCGTCATCACCAAGGGCTCGGGCCGCATCGCCGAAGTGGCGGCGCGCTTCACCCTCGACAGCATGCCCGGCAAGCAGCTCGCGATCGACGCCGACCTGGGTGCCGGCCTCATCGACGAGGCCACGGCGAAGAAGCGGCGCGCCGACCTCGAAGGCGAGAGCAATTTCTTCGGCGCCATGGACGGCGCCTCCAAGTTCGTGCGCGGCGACGCGGTCGCGGGCCTGATCATCACCGGCATCAACATCGCGGCCGGCCTGGTGATCGGCATCGCGCAGCGCAACCTGCCCTTCATGCAGGCGCTCAATACCTACACAGTGCTGACCGTCGGTGACGGCTTGGTCTCGCAGATCCCGGCGCTGATCGTGTCGACCGCCGCCGGCATGATGGTGTCCAAGGGCAACATCCAGGGCTCGGCCGACCAGGCGCTGTTCGGCCAGTTGTCGGCCTACCCCGTCGCCCTCGGCATGGTGTCGTTCCTGACCGGCGTGCTCGCGATCGTGCCGGGCATCCCGTTCGTGCCGTTCATCGCCTTCTCTGCACTCTCGGGCTGGGCCGCCTACAAGCTGCCGCGCATGCGCGCCGCCAAGGTCGCCGCCGAGGATGCGATGCTGGATGCGGCCCTGCCGAAGCCGCAGCCCAAGGAAGAGCCGATCTCGACCGCGCTGCAGATCGACCTGGTGCGGCTCGAGCTGGGTTACGGCCTGCTGCCGCTCATCAACGACGAGCGCTCGTCCAGGCTGACCGACCAGATCAAGGCGCTCCGGCGCCAACTCGCCTCCGACATGGGCTTCGTCATGCCGTCGGTGCGCATCCAGGACAATCTGCAGCTGGGCGCCAACACCTACATCATCCGGGTCAAGGAGATCGAGGCGGGGCGCGGCGAGCTCCGGCCGAACATGCTCCTGGTCATGGACCCGCGCGGCGAGCCCATCACGCTGCCGGGCGAGAATACGGTCGAGCCGACCTTCGGCCTGCCCGCCATGTGGATCGCCGAGCATCTGCGCGAGGAGGCGACGTTCCGCGGCCTGACCGTGGTCGATCCGCAGACCGTCATCACGACGCATCTGACGGAGCTCATGAAGGACAACATGCCGGAGCTGCTGTCCTACAGCGAGACGCAGAAGCTGCTGAACGACATCGACAAGGACCACCAGAAGCTCCTGGGCGAGCTCATCCCGGCAATGATCTCGACCGGCGGCGTGCAGCGCGTGCTGCAGAACCTGCTGCAGGAGCGCGTCTCGATTCGCGACCTGCCGACCGTGCTCGAGGGCATCGCGGAGGCCTGCGGCTACACGCGAAATATCACGAACATCACGGAACACGTGCGCGCGCGCCTCGCCCGGCAGATCAGCGATGCGAATATCGGTGAAGCCGGCTACATTCCCTTGGTAACCTTGTCTCCGCAATGGGAGCAGACTTTCGCCGAGTCGATCGTGGCCCACGGGGACGACAAGCAACTTTCCATGGCGCCGAGCCGCCTCCAGGAGTTCATCGTCGCCGTCCGCCAGGCATTCGAGCGGTTCAATATGGTGGGAGAGGCACCGGTTCTGCTAACCAGTCCGGCGATCCGACCCTACGTCCGATCGATCATCGAACGGTTCCGGCCGGCGACGGTCGTGATGTCGCAAAACGAAGTTCACCCGAAGGCGCGTATCAAAACGCTGGGACATATCTGA
- a CDS encoding flagellar biosynthesis protein FlhF, whose product MRLRTLIAPSMAQAMDMLRRELGEDAIIVSSETTEHGVKLVAAIEEADDELPSVGQVAVDTYGHASDEDPIDIIHEALMAHGLPNRLLERLIDASFLVGADEPLEALAGALAGTFNFKPLTLDRRVNQPLMLVGAPGAGKTVGVAKLAFRAVMAGRSVRLITTDTIRAGGIEQLDAFARLMKLPLQTAETERQLARLVEAASPDDYILIDTPGVNPYAPRDMAEIQGLAKAVAVEPLLVIAGGGDVVDAMEQSHEFSRLGVSRVLVTRLDMVRRLGSMLAAADAASLAFADYSMTPSVADGLNPLDPMGLARMLMPEPSAVTLTQSVSQGARP is encoded by the coding sequence ATGCGCCTTAGAACCCTGATAGCACCCTCCATGGCCCAGGCCATGGACATGCTGCGCCGCGAGCTCGGAGAAGACGCGATCATCGTCTCGTCCGAGACGACGGAACATGGCGTCAAGCTGGTCGCCGCCATCGAGGAGGCCGACGACGAGCTGCCGTCGGTCGGCCAGGTCGCGGTCGACACCTACGGCCACGCGTCCGACGAAGACCCGATCGACATCATCCACGAAGCGCTGATGGCGCACGGGCTGCCGAACCGGCTGCTCGAGCGCCTGATCGACGCGAGCTTCCTGGTCGGTGCCGACGAGCCGCTCGAGGCATTGGCCGGCGCCCTCGCCGGCACCTTCAACTTCAAGCCGCTGACGCTCGACCGTCGGGTCAACCAGCCGCTGATGCTGGTGGGCGCCCCCGGCGCCGGCAAGACCGTCGGCGTCGCCAAGCTCGCGTTCCGTGCGGTCATGGCCGGCCGCTCCGTCCGCCTGATCACGACCGACACGATCCGCGCCGGCGGCATCGAGCAGCTGGACGCCTTCGCGCGGCTCATGAAGCTGCCGCTCCAGACGGCCGAGACCGAGCGGCAGCTGGCGCGCCTGGTCGAGGCGGCCTCGCCCGACGACTACATCCTGATCGATACGCCGGGCGTGAACCCCTACGCGCCGCGCGACATGGCCGAGATCCAGGGCCTCGCCAAGGCCGTCGCGGTCGAGCCGCTGCTGGTCATCGCCGGCGGCGGCGACGTGGTCGACGCCATGGAACAATCCCACGAATTCTCCCGGCTCGGCGTCAGCCGCGTGCTCGTCACCCGGCTCGACATGGTGCGCCGGCTCGGCAGCATGCTCGCCGCCGCCGACGCCGCCTCCCTCGCCTTCGCCGACTACAGCATGACGCCGTCGGTTGCCGACGGCTTGAACCCGCTCGATCCCATGGGTCTCGCCCGTATGTTGATGCCCGAACCCTCCGCCGTTACGCTCACGCAATCCGTTTCGCAAGGTGCCCGCCCATGA
- the flbD gene encoding sigma-54-dependent transcriptional regulator FlbD, which yields MRLLIVGPLSGYISAAGKIALARGAKVAQIDDIDRAMAALRAGQGADLVMIDVKLDVGRMVQALKAERIHIHVVACGVGTDAESAVRAIKAGAKEYIPLPPDAQLIASVLEAVAAESHQLVFRDPVMAQVLRLADQIAPSDASVLITGESGTGKEIMARHLHRKSRRAEKPFISINCAAIPEQLLESELFGHEKGAFTGAVARRLGKFEEAHGGTLLLDEVTEMHPRLQAKLLRAIQEREIDRVGGSQPVKVDIRVIATSNRDMEEAVRQGQFRDDLYFRLNVVTLRLPALRERPADVAALAEHFAKKYAALNGFDYRGLSDAARAMLVRHHWRGNVRELENTIHRAVLLSNGNEIDVDAIMLTGQRLTPEPAAAQASGIVVAPAHQPRPAGAGASAVSPAANGGVPIGTLVGRTVADVERDLIIETLQHCLGNRTHAAGILGISIRTLRNKLQQYKQEGLSVPLPGDVEARV from the coding sequence ATGCGCCTTCTCATCGTCGGACCGCTCTCGGGCTACATCAGCGCCGCCGGCAAGATCGCGCTCGCGCGCGGCGCCAAGGTCGCGCAGATCGACGACATCGACCGGGCCATGGCAGCCCTCCGGGCCGGCCAGGGCGCCGATCTCGTGATGATCGACGTCAAGCTCGACGTCGGCCGCATGGTCCAGGCCTTGAAGGCCGAGCGGATCCACATCCATGTCGTCGCCTGCGGCGTCGGCACGGACGCGGAATCAGCGGTGCGCGCCATCAAGGCCGGCGCCAAGGAATATATCCCGCTGCCGCCCGACGCCCAGCTGATCGCCTCGGTCCTGGAGGCGGTCGCGGCCGAGAGCCATCAACTCGTGTTCCGCGACCCGGTCATGGCGCAGGTGCTGCGCCTGGCCGACCAGATCGCGCCGTCCGACGCCTCGGTGCTGATCACCGGCGAGAGCGGCACGGGCAAGGAGATCATGGCGCGCCACCTGCACAGGAAGAGCCGGCGCGCCGAGAAGCCGTTCATCTCGATCAATTGCGCCGCCATCCCCGAACAGCTGCTGGAATCCGAGCTGTTCGGCCATGAGAAAGGCGCCTTCACCGGCGCCGTGGCCCGGCGCCTCGGCAAATTCGAGGAAGCCCATGGCGGGACCCTGCTGCTCGACGAGGTGACCGAGATGCATCCGCGCCTGCAGGCGAAGCTGCTGCGGGCGATCCAGGAGCGCGAGATCGACCGGGTCGGCGGCAGCCAGCCGGTCAAGGTCGACATCCGCGTCATTGCGACCTCGAACCGAGACATGGAGGAGGCGGTGCGCCAAGGCCAGTTCCGTGACGATCTTTATTTCCGCCTCAATGTCGTGACGCTGCGCCTGCCGGCGCTCCGCGAGCGGCCAGCCGACGTGGCGGCGCTGGCCGAGCATTTCGCCAAGAAATATGCGGCCCTGAACGGCTTCGACTATAGGGGCTTGAGCGACGCCGCGCGCGCGATGCTGGTGCGCCACCACTGGCGCGGCAATGTGCGCGAGCTCGAGAACACGATCCATCGCGCGGTCCTGCTGTCGAACGGCAACGAGATCGATGTGGACGCGATCATGCTGACCGGCCAGCGCCTGACGCCGGAGCCCGCAGCGGCACAGGCATCCGGCATCGTCGTGGCCCCGGCCCACCAGCCGCGGCCGGCCGGGGCCGGGGCGAGCGCCGTTTCGCCCGCGGCGAACGGTGGCGTACCGATCGGCACGCTCGTCGGCCGCACGGTGGCCGACGTCGAGCGCGACCTCATCATCGAGACGCTGCAGCATTGTCTCGGCAACCGCACCCATGCCGCCGGCATCCTTGGCATCTCGATCCGCACGCTCCGCAACAAGCTGCAGCAGTACAAGCAGGAAGGCCTGTCGGTGCCGCTGCCCGGCGACGTCGAGGCGCGCGTCTGA
- a CDS encoding MinD/ParA family protein: MIVPLDLRQTAPNSATQRTNLLAVASGKGGVGKTWFSITLSHALALAGRKALLFDGDLGLANVDVQLGMMPHRDLGTVLAGQTTLAEAATRYPAGGFDIIAGRSGTGSLAQIPPSKLATLRNDLALISNTYDVVIMDMGAGIERTVRSFATQARACIVVTTDEPTAITDAYAFIKVTAMERPSADLRIVVNMASSIREGERTYGILLKACREFLKIEPELGGIIRRDQHVRESIRKQTSLLTRYPNTEAAQDIQAVAHRLIQTF, encoded by the coding sequence ATGATCGTCCCGCTCGACCTCCGGCAGACGGCGCCGAACTCCGCGACCCAGCGCACCAACTTGCTCGCCGTGGCGTCGGGCAAGGGCGGTGTCGGCAAGACCTGGTTCTCGATCACGCTGTCGCATGCGCTGGCGCTTGCCGGCCGCAAGGCGCTGCTGTTCGACGGTGACCTGGGCCTCGCCAACGTCGACGTGCAGCTGGGCATGATGCCCCATCGCGATCTCGGCACCGTGCTCGCCGGGCAGACGACGCTTGCCGAGGCGGCGACGCGCTACCCGGCCGGCGGCTTCGACATCATCGCCGGCCGCTCGGGCACCGGTTCGCTCGCGCAGATCCCGCCGAGCAAGCTTGCGACGCTGCGCAACGACCTGGCGCTGATCTCGAACACCTACGACGTCGTCATCATGGACATGGGCGCCGGCATCGAGCGCACCGTGCGCTCGTTCGCGACCCAGGCGCGCGCCTGCATCGTGGTGACGACCGACGAGCCGACGGCAATCACCGACGCCTACGCCTTCATCAAGGTGACGGCCATGGAGCGGCCGAGCGCCGACCTGCGCATCGTCGTCAACATGGCCTCCTCGATCCGCGAGGGCGAGCGGACCTACGGCATCCTGCTCAAGGCCTGCCGCGAGTTCCTCAAGATCGAGCCGGAACTGGGTGGCATCATCCGGCGCGACCAGCATGTGCGCGAGTCGATCCGCAAGCAGACCTCGCTCTTGACGCGCTATCCCAACACCGAGGCGGCGCAGGACATCCAGGCGGTCGCCCATCGCCTGATCCAGACCTTCTGA
- a CDS encoding TonB-dependent receptor plug domain-containing protein encodes MRSNWTLVAAGVKAGLCATAVVEAAWAADGQAAGNSTEEIIVTGTRAAGRTALTSSAPVDVIDAERLDETGYQDLGRALEFAEPSVNFPRAQTTPSSANTRPITLRGLSPDEVLVLVDGKRWHTSAVINTNFAVGRGSAPFDLSTIPISAIDHIEILRDGAAAQYGSDAIAGVINIILKSNDAGGFAESQAGITQAGDGKNIDGAFNQGFALGQGGHITVSGEAGYQENTNRAAVDQRFGRVTYSIGAPEQIDTNLAISAAYPLGGNASELYGNLLASRKDSTSAVTFGVPGTSPLYPNGFQPKVNPLLWDVGSTIGVRGPLAGTITYDLSNTFGYSSADFTVRDTANASLGLASPTTFDAGSATYLEDVTNFTANRPLPELLAGGNLAVGAEYRHEVYQLGRGAPQSFAGSGALGFPGFNPRIPVDNARDAGAGFIDLELKPLAWLTLGGAGRYDHYGDFGGAPTWKATARAEATDWLAFRASASTGFRAPSLQQEFYSSITTVANGANKSLVNVGTFQVGDPVARALGAEPLKPEKSRDYTAGVVVTPSTRFSITADLFRTDIDDRIALSDALSGQAVTAALAGAGIRNVQQVAYFTNALDTRTQGYDITARYAGDIDDETQYNLSLGYERSPTSIRGLAQNSVLPHLALIGVHARTLLTEAQPRDKLTGELTLDHGPYDGVLSVTRYGKYIDAPILDPQSFSAKTIVDLQGSVRVADRVTVTLGILNLGDVYPDKLQEVAIAYKSFGNSFVYGEESPWGTDGRAFFARVRVRL; translated from the coding sequence ATGCGAAGCAACTGGACTTTGGTCGCGGCGGGGGTCAAGGCGGGGCTCTGCGCGACCGCGGTCGTCGAGGCGGCGTGGGCGGCCGACGGACAGGCAGCCGGCAATTCGACGGAAGAGATCATCGTGACCGGCACCCGCGCCGCGGGGCGTACGGCGCTCACCTCGTCCGCCCCGGTCGATGTGATCGATGCCGAACGGCTCGATGAAACCGGCTACCAGGATCTGGGCCGTGCGCTTGAGTTCGCCGAGCCTTCGGTGAATTTCCCCCGCGCACAGACGACACCCTCCTCGGCCAATACCCGGCCGATTACGCTCCGCGGCCTGTCGCCGGACGAGGTACTGGTCCTGGTCGACGGCAAGCGCTGGCACACGTCCGCCGTCATCAACACGAACTTCGCCGTCGGCCGCGGCTCGGCGCCGTTCGATCTCAGCACGATCCCGATCTCGGCGATCGACCATATCGAGATCCTGCGCGACGGGGCGGCTGCGCAATACGGTTCCGATGCGATCGCCGGCGTCATCAACATCATCCTGAAGTCGAACGATGCCGGCGGCTTCGCCGAGAGCCAGGCCGGCATCACTCAGGCGGGCGACGGCAAGAACATCGACGGCGCGTTCAACCAGGGTTTCGCGCTCGGACAGGGCGGCCATATTACGGTCTCGGGCGAGGCCGGCTATCAGGAGAACACCAACCGCGCCGCCGTCGACCAGCGCTTCGGCCGGGTCACCTACAGCATCGGCGCGCCGGAGCAGATCGACACCAACCTCGCGATTTCTGCGGCCTATCCGCTCGGCGGCAATGCGAGCGAGCTCTACGGCAACCTGCTGGCCTCGCGCAAGGACAGCACCAGCGCCGTGACGTTCGGCGTGCCGGGCACATCGCCGCTTTACCCGAACGGCTTCCAGCCCAAGGTCAACCCCCTGCTGTGGGACGTCGGCAGCACGATCGGCGTGCGCGGCCCGCTCGCGGGGACCATCACTTATGACCTCAGCAACACGTTCGGCTATTCGAGCGCCGACTTCACGGTGCGCGACACGGCGAACGCGTCGCTCGGTCTCGCGAGCCCGACGACCTTCGACGCGGGCTCGGCGACCTATCTCGAAGATGTGACCAACTTCACCGCCAACCGCCCGCTGCCCGAGCTGCTGGCTGGCGGCAACCTGGCCGTGGGTGCCGAATATCGCCACGAGGTCTACCAGCTCGGCCGCGGCGCGCCACAGTCTTTCGCGGGCAGCGGCGCGCTCGGATTTCCGGGCTTCAATCCACGCATCCCGGTCGACAATGCGCGCGATGCCGGCGCCGGTTTCATCGATCTTGAGCTGAAGCCGCTCGCTTGGCTCACCCTCGGCGGCGCCGGACGCTACGACCATTACGGCGACTTCGGCGGGGCGCCGACCTGGAAGGCGACCGCGCGCGCCGAGGCGACGGACTGGCTGGCGTTCCGCGCCTCGGCCAGCACTGGCTTCCGCGCCCCGTCGCTGCAGCAGGAATTCTACAGCTCGATCACCACGGTCGCGAACGGCGCCAACAAGAGCCTGGTCAACGTCGGCACGTTCCAGGTGGGCGATCCGGTCGCCCGCGCGCTGGGTGCGGAGCCGCTGAAGCCCGAGAAATCCCGCGACTATACGGCCGGCGTGGTGGTGACGCCGTCCACCCGCTTTTCGATCACCGCCGATCTCTTCCGCACGGACATCGACGACCGGATCGCGCTCAGCGACGCGCTGAGCGGACAGGCCGTGACGGCAGCCTTGGCCGGCGCCGGCATCAGGAACGTTCAGCAGGTTGCCTATTTCACCAATGCGCTCGACACGCGCACCCAGGGCTACGACATCACGGCGCGTTACGCCGGCGACATCGACGACGAGACGCAATACAACCTGTCGCTGGGCTACGAGCGCTCGCCGACCAGCATCCGTGGCCTCGCCCAGAATTCGGTGCTGCCGCACCTGGCGCTGATCGGTGTGCATGCCCGCACCCTGCTGACCGAGGCGCAGCCACGCGACAAGCTCACCGGCGAGCTGACGCTCGACCACGGCCCCTACGACGGCGTTCTGTCCGTCACGCGCTACGGCAAATATATCGACGCGCCGATCCTCGACCCGCAGAGCTTCAGCGCCAAGACGATCGTCGATCTCCAGGGCTCTGTGCGTGTCGCAGACCGGGTAACGGTGACGCTCGGCATCCTCAATCTGGGCGATGTCTATCCGGACAAGCTGCAGGAGGTGGCGATCGCCTACAAATCCTTCGGCAACAGCTTCGTCTACGGCGAGGAATCGCCCTGGGGCACCGACGGCCGCGCCTTCTTCGCCCGCGTGAGGGTGCGGCTGTGA
- a CDS encoding metallophosphoesterase family protein, with protein MRIALVTDTHLAPRAAAFAQNWRAVRDWIAEMAPDLIVHLGDITADGAGDASELAAAIESFAGLGLPVRFLPGNHDIGDNPSAPDQPSAHPLDPARLAEYRRIFGPDRWAFEAEGWQIIGLNAQLFGTASQEEAAQFDWFGSTLAGHRGPLGLLLHKPLFRDGPDDREVHERYVPDRPRRRLLDALAGRDLRFVAAGHTHQAREHHCAGVEHVWAPSTAFCIPDALQEPIGQKIVGTMLLHLAPGTHRFELVRPAGLARHNLLDHPETYPIVAEIRARLGAAAHL; from the coding sequence GTGAGGATCGCGCTCGTTACCGATACGCACCTCGCTCCGCGCGCCGCGGCCTTCGCCCAGAACTGGCGCGCGGTCCGGGACTGGATTGCCGAGATGGCGCCCGACCTCATCGTGCATCTGGGCGACATCACGGCCGATGGTGCCGGCGACGCGAGCGAGCTTGCCGCCGCGATCGAGAGCTTCGCCGGCCTCGGCCTGCCGGTCCGCTTTCTGCCGGGCAATCACGATATCGGCGACAACCCTTCGGCGCCCGATCAGCCGAGCGCCCACCCGCTCGACCCGGCCCGGCTCGCGGAATATCGCCGGATCTTCGGTCCGGACCGCTGGGCGTTCGAGGCGGAGGGCTGGCAGATCATCGGCCTCAATGCGCAGCTGTTCGGCACCGCCAGCCAGGAGGAAGCGGCACAGTTCGACTGGTTCGGCTCGACCTTGGCCGGCCATCGCGGCCCGCTCGGCCTGCTGCTGCACAAGCCGCTGTTCCGCGACGGCCCCGACGACCGGGAAGTGCACGAGCGCTATGTACCGGACCGGCCGCGGCGTCGTCTGCTGGACGCGCTCGCCGGGCGGGACCTGCGCTTCGTCGCCGCTGGCCACACTCATCAGGCACGCGAGCATCATTGCGCCGGCGTTGAACATGTCTGGGCACCCTCGACCGCCTTCTGCATCCCCGACGCCCTGCAGGAGCCGATCGGGCAGAAGATCGTCGGCACGATGCTGCTGCATCTGGCGCCCGGGACCCATCGGTTCGAGCTGGTACGCCCGGCGGGCCTGGCCCGGCACAACCTGCTCGACCATCCCGAAACCTATCCGATCGTGGCCGAGATCCGCGCGCGGCTCGGTGCGGCGGCGCACTTGTGA
- a CDS encoding LysR substrate-binding domain-containing protein, producing MKRRSPPWGAIEAFITAARTNSFKEAADQLGLSPPAFSRRIQALENHIGVKLFDRAAPLPVLTVSGARYLERLQPGYDAMRAATDWMMPDADRRPIRIGVSQSLAVSWLVPRLPRFYARADGIQLVLQSTNHGADLLGGGADVTILYGTGDWDHLVSQKLFGLEAFVVSAPRLADGRPVPRSVADLAGHRLFELVHPANQWADWLALAGYRSPIEAERAAFDGAQVMYEAAARGLGVALGVRPLVDPFLADGRLEIAFDLSLPLAGSYYVVAQPEVRRQRAVQTLWRWLVAEAAAPTAVAA from the coding sequence ATGAAGCGTCGTTCTCCGCCCTGGGGCGCCATCGAAGCCTTCATCACTGCGGCCCGGACCAATAGCTTCAAGGAGGCGGCAGACCAGCTGGGCCTGAGCCCACCCGCCTTTTCCCGCCGAATCCAGGCGCTGGAGAACCATATCGGGGTGAAGCTGTTCGACCGGGCGGCGCCCCTGCCTGTTCTGACGGTCTCGGGCGCCCGCTATCTCGAGCGGCTGCAGCCCGGCTACGACGCGATGCGCGCGGCCACCGACTGGATGATGCCGGACGCCGACCGCCGGCCGATCCGGATCGGCGTCTCGCAGTCCCTGGCAGTGAGCTGGCTCGTGCCGCGCCTGCCGCGCTTCTACGCGCGAGCCGACGGCATTCAGCTCGTGCTGCAATCGACAAATCACGGTGCCGATCTGCTCGGCGGCGGCGCGGATGTCACCATCCTCTATGGGACGGGCGACTGGGATCATCTGGTTTCGCAGAAGCTGTTCGGGCTCGAGGCCTTCGTCGTCTCGGCCCCGCGGCTCGCCGACGGGCGCCCGGTGCCGCGCTCAGTCGCGGATCTGGCGGGCCATCGGCTGTTCGAGCTCGTTCATCCGGCCAACCAATGGGCCGACTGGCTGGCGCTCGCTGGCTATCGCAGCCCGATCGAGGCCGAGCGCGCGGCGTTCGACGGCGCGCAGGTCATGTACGAGGCGGCGGCGCGCGGCCTGGGCGTGGCGCTGGGCGTCCGGCCGCTGGTCGATCCGTTCCTGGCGGACGGGCGCCTTGAAATCGCGTTCGATCTGAGCCTGCCCTTGGCCGGATCCTATTATGTCGTGGCCCAGCCGGAAGTGCGTCGGCAGCGCGCCGTGCAGACGCTCTGGCGCTGGCTCGTCGCCGAGGCGGCAGCACCAACGGCCGTCGCCGCCTGA
- a CDS encoding motility protein A gives MAVSDAEREIRIEAPPSRILPDPLEGSHDGATLYGLGIGLALLIVAMLLGGSLAAYVDLPAFMMVIGGTAAVTAVSFSLDDLRRLPSALATAVARRVPAAHHAAARLVALAETARRHGFMALEDLLPRLKDDRFLIKAVALVVDNTEPDEIERQLRTELSAMLARHRVAADMLRRAGEVAPAMGLIGTLVGLVQMLSNLNNPTTIGPAMAVAILATLYGAVLANMVLLPLAAKLERNNHAEALVHNLTILAANSIARRENPRRLEVVLNGILPPAERISYFD, from the coding sequence ATGGCCGTGAGCGACGCGGAACGCGAGATCAGGATCGAGGCGCCGCCGTCGCGCATCCTGCCGGACCCGCTCGAGGGCAGCCACGACGGTGCCACGCTCTATGGGCTCGGCATCGGCCTGGCGCTGCTCATCGTCGCCATGCTGCTGGGCGGCTCGCTCGCGGCCTATGTCGACCTGCCGGCCTTCATGATGGTGATCGGCGGCACGGCGGCCGTGACCGCGGTCAGCTTCAGCCTCGACGATCTGAGGCGGCTGCCGTCCGCGCTGGCGACCGCGGTCGCCCGCCGGGTCCCGGCGGCGCATCACGCGGCCGCCCGCCTGGTGGCGCTCGCCGAAACGGCCCGGCGCCATGGCTTCATGGCGCTCGAGGACCTGCTGCCGCGCCTCAAGGACGACCGGTTCCTCATCAAGGCGGTCGCCCTCGTCGTCGACAATACCGAGCCGGACGAGATCGAGCGGCAGCTCCGGACCGAGCTTTCGGCCATGCTGGCCCGCCACCGGGTCGCCGCCGACATGCTGCGCCGCGCCGGCGAGGTGGCCCCTGCGATGGGCCTCATCGGCACGCTCGTCGGCCTCGTGCAGATGCTGTCGAACCTCAACAATCCGACGACCATCGGCCCGGCCATGGCGGTCGCGATCCTGGCGACGCTCTATGGCGCCGTGCTGGCCAACATGGTGCTGCTGCCGCTCGCGGCCAAGCTCGAGCGCAACAACCATGCCGAGGCACTCGTCCACAACCTCACCATCCTGGCGGCGAACTCTATCGCGCGTCGGGAGAACCCGCGCCGGCTGGAGGTGGTGCTGAACGGCATCCTGCCGCCGGCCGAGCGGATCAGCTACTTCGACTAG